The following coding sequences lie in one Gorilla gorilla gorilla isolate KB3781 chromosome 5, NHGRI_mGorGor1-v2.1_pri, whole genome shotgun sequence genomic window:
- the HUS1B gene encoding checkpoint protein HUS1B, which translates to MKFRAKITGKGCLELFIHVSGTVARLAKVCVLRVCPDSLCFGPAGSGGLREARLWCEVRQGAFQQFRMEGVSEDLNEIQLELTAEHLSRAARSAAGASSLKLQLTHKRRPCLTVAVELVSSLGRARSVVHDLPVRVLPRRVWRDCLPPSLRASDASICLPRWRTLRSIVERMANVGDHVLVEANLSGRMTLSIETEVVSIQSYFKNLGNPPKSAVGVPQNRDLESMVQVRVDNRKLLQFLEGQQIHPTMALCNIWDNTLLQLVLVQEDVSLQYFIPAL; encoded by the coding sequence ATGAAGTTTCGCGCCAAGATCACCGGCAAAGGCTGTCTAGAGCTGTTCATTCACGTCAGCGGCACCGTCGCGAGGCTAGCGAAGGTCTGCGTGCTCCGCGTGTGCCCTGACAGCCTGTGCTTCGGCCCGGCGGGTTCTGGCGGCCTCCGCGAGGCCAGGCTGTGGTGCGAGGTGCGGCAGGGGGCCTTCCAGCAGTTTCGCATGGAAGGTGTCTCGGAAGATCTCAATGAGATCCAGCTGGAGCTGACGGCGGAGCACCTGTCCCGGGCGGCGAGAAGCGCAGCGGGCGCGTCCTCCCTGAAGCTGCAGCTGACCCACAAGCGCCGCCCCTGCCTCACGGTGGCGGTGGAGCTGGTGTCGTCCCTGGGCCGCGCTCGCAGCGTGGTGCACGATCTGCCCGTGCGGGTGCTTCCCAGAAGAGTGTGGCGGGACTGCCTGCCGCCCAGCCTGCGCGCCTCCGACGCGAGCATCTGCCTGCCGCGCTGGAGGACGCTGAGGAGCATCGTGGAGAGGATGGCGAACGTGGGCGATCACGTGCTGGTGGAAGCAAACCTCAGTGGCAGGATGACCCTGAGTATAGAGACGGAGGTGGTGTCCattcaaagttattttaaaaatcttggaaACCCTCCCAAGTCGGCTGTGGGCGTGCCTCAAAACAGAGACCTGGAGAGCATGGTGCAAGTGCGGGTGGATAATCGGAAGCTTCTGCAGTTTTTGGAGGGACAGCAAATACATCCTACGATGGCCctgtgcaatatttgggacaATACTCTTCTTCAGCTTGTTTTGGTTCAAGAAGATGTCTCtcttcagtatttcattcctgCCTTGTAA